A section of the Oryzias melastigma strain HK-1 linkage group LG2, ASM292280v2, whole genome shotgun sequence genome encodes:
- the map3k2 gene encoding mitogen-activated protein kinase kinase kinase 2 → MGESSFLASWVSRRAMMMDEQEALNSIMQDLAELHRSSRPATFLSELGKPKTSSPKNQNDVRVKFEFRGEKRILQFPRPVKLEDLKTKAKVAFGQAMGLHYSNNELLIPLATQDDLEKAVELLDRSVHMKSLKILLVQIFSQNSPASNMDLLPSHEELDNTGFGVADQKSMLSLIGHSGSHSSDRSSPPPGYIPDPLPQVARNGSFTSINSEGEFIPESMDPMFDPLSMSSPENSASGSCPSLDSPLDGEYPKSRMPRAQSYPDNHQDFTESDIPVFEKSGKGGTYPRRYGIPYGFQDYSDGRKTFPRARRTQVHNFRSPVSFSPTEQSPSTSSGSSVFTPDLEDAPGPARRRRGSDIEPATNPSGGPTLSVMDISPPSRSPRAPTNWRLGKLLGQGAFGRVYLCYDADTGRELAVKQVQFDPESPETSKEVSALECEIQLLKNLCHDRIVQYYGCLRDTMERTLSIFMEHMPGGSIKDQLKSYGALTENVTRRYTRQILEGVSYLHSNMIVHRDIKGANILRDSVGNVKLGDFGASRRLQTICLSGTGIKSVTGTPYWMSPEVISGEGYGRKADIWSVGCTVVEMLTQRPPWAEFEAMAAIFKIATQPTNPELPVHVSDHCREFLRRIFVETKQRPSADELLRHIFVH, encoded by the exons ATGGGAGAGTCCTCTTTCCTGGCCTCCTGGGTCAGCCGCCGTGCCATGATGATGG ATGAGCAGGAGGCCCTGAACTCGATCATGCAGGACTTGGCCGAACTGCACCGCTCCAGCCGTCCCGCCACATTCCTGTCGGAGTTGGGAAAACCCAAAACGTCTTCACCCAAGAACCAG AACGATGTGAGGGTGAAGTTTGAATTCAGAGGGGAGAAAAG GATCCTGCAGTTTCCTCGACCCGTCAAGCTAGAGGACCTGAAGACGAAAGCGAAAGTGGCCTTTGGTCAGGCGATGGGCCTCCATTATTCCAACAACGAG TTACTGATCCCACTGGCGACCCAGGACGACCTGGAAAAGGCCGTGGAGCTGCTGGATCGCAGCGTTCACATGAAGAGCCTGAAGATCCTCCTGGTGCAGATCTTCTCACAG AACTCCCCCGCCTCCAACATGGACCTCCTTCCATCCCACGAGGAGCTGGATAACACAGGCTTCGGGGTTGCAGACCAGAAGAGCATGCtgtctctgattggtcattcag GCTCCCACTCGAGCGACCGAAGCTCCCCTCCCCCTGGATACATTCCCGACCCTCTTCCCCAGGTGGCGCGAAACGGCTCCTTCACCAGCATCAACAGCGAGGGAGAGTTCATTCCTGAGAGTATGGACCCG ATGTTCGATCCCTTGTCCATGAGCAGTCCGGAGAATTCCGCATCAGGAAGCTGTCCGTCTTTAGACAGCCCGCTGGACGG GGAATACCCAAAGTCCCGGATGCCTCGAGCTCAGAGTTACCCGGACAACCACCAGGACTTCACTG AGTCCGACATTCCTGTGTTTGAGAAGTCCGGGAAAGGAGGGACGTATCCCCGGAGATACGGCATTCCCTACGGCTTTCAGGACTACAGCGACG GACGGAAAACTTTCCCGCGAGCTCGCCGGACGCAGGTCCACAACTTCCGCTCGCCCGTCAGCTTCAGTCCCACGGAGCAGTCCCCCAGCaccagcagcggcagcagcgtCTTCACCCCCGACCTGGAGGACGCCCCCGGCCCCGCCAGGAGGCGGAGAGGCAGCGACATCGAGCCAGCGACCAACCCCTCAGGGGGCCCCACCCTCTCCGTCATGGACATCAGCCCGCCCAGTCGCT CTCCGCGCGCCCCCACCAACTGGCGCCTAGGAAAGCTTCTTGGACAGGGGGCGTTTGGGCGGGTGTACCTTTGCTACGACGCAGACACCGGGCGGGAGTTGGCGGTCAAACAAGTCCAGTTTGACCCGGAGAGTCCGGAAACCAGcaag GAGGTGAGCGCGTTAGAGTGCGAGATCCAGCTCCTGAAGAACCTGTGCCACGACCGAATCGTCCAGTACTACGGCTGCCTGCGGGACACCATGGAGCGGACGCTCTCCATCTTCATGGAGCACATGCCAGGA GGTTCCATCAAGGACCAGCTGAAGTCGTACGGAGCGCTGACGGAAAACGTGACGCGCCGATACACCCGGCAAATCCTGGAGGGGGTGTCATACTTGCACAGCAACATGATTGTGCACCGAGACATCAAAG GGGCCAACATCCTGCGGGACTCCGTAGGGAACGTGAAGCTAGGAGACTTCGGCGCCAGCAGGCGGCTGCAGACCATCTGCTTGTCGGGGACCGGCATCAAGTCTGTGACCGGGACCCCCTACTGGATGAGCCCGGAGGTGATCAGCGGGGAAGGCTACGGCAGGAAGGCCGACATCTG GAGTGTCGGCTGCACCGTGGTGGAGATGCTAACTCAGCGACCTCCGTGGGCGGAGTTCGAAGCCATGGCGGCCATCTTCAAAATCGCCACGCAGCCCACAAACCCTGAGCTGCCCGTGCACGTGTCGGACCACTGCCGCGAGTTCCTGAGGCGGATCTTTGTAGAGACCAAGCAGCGCCCGTCTGCTGATGAGCTACTGAGGCACATCTTCGTTCATTAG